One part of the Mycobacterium marinum genome encodes these proteins:
- a CDS encoding Rossmann-like and DUF2520 domain-containing protein, which yields MVQLDGLRPARLKVGIISAGRVGTALGVALERADHVVVACSAISHASLQRAQRRLPDTPVLPPPDVAASAELLVLAVTDSELAGLISGLAATSAVRPGTIVAHTSGANGIGILEPLTAQGCIPLAIHPAMTFTGSDEDINRLPDTCFGITAADDVGYAIAQSLVLEMGGEPFCVGEESRVLYHAALAHASNHLVTVLADALEALRTALRGQELLGQQCVDNQPGGIAERIVGPLARAALENTLQRGQAALTGPIARGDAAAVAGHLAALTEADPQLAQAYRVNALRTAMRAHAPGDVVEVLTP from the coding sequence ATGGTGCAGCTCGACGGTTTGCGCCCGGCCAGGCTCAAGGTGGGGATCATCTCGGCCGGCCGGGTAGGCACCGCCCTGGGGGTCGCGCTAGAGCGCGCCGATCATGTCGTGGTGGCATGCAGCGCCATTTCGCACGCGTCGCTGCAGCGGGCGCAGCGCCGGTTGCCCGATACCCCGGTGCTGCCGCCGCCGGATGTCGCCGCATCGGCCGAGTTGCTGGTGCTGGCCGTCACCGACAGTGAACTGGCGGGTCTGATATCGGGTCTGGCCGCCACGTCGGCGGTGCGGCCGGGCACCATCGTGGCGCACACATCCGGCGCCAACGGGATTGGCATCTTGGAGCCCCTGACTGCGCAGGGTTGCATACCGCTGGCCATTCATCCGGCGATGACCTTCACCGGCTCCGACGAAGACATCAATCGGCTGCCCGATACCTGCTTCGGAATCACCGCGGCTGACGACGTCGGGTATGCGATCGCCCAATCGCTGGTGCTGGAGATGGGCGGCGAACCGTTCTGCGTGGGCGAGGAAAGCCGCGTGCTCTACCACGCGGCCCTCGCACATGCGAGTAACCACCTCGTCACCGTGCTCGCCGATGCCCTCGAGGCCTTGCGCACCGCCTTGCGTGGACAAGAACTGCTCGGCCAGCAATGCGTCGACAACCAGCCCGGCGGTATCGCGGAACGCATCGTCGGACCGCTAGCCCGAGCGGCCCTGGAAAACACGCTGCAGCGGGGTCAGGCCGCGCTGACCGGGCCGATCGCGCGCGGTGACGCCGCCGCGGTCGCCGGCCACCTGGCCGCGCTCACCGAAGCGGACCCGCAACTGGCGCAGGCGTATCGGGTGAACGCCCTGCGCACCGCCATGCGGGCCCATGCACCGGGGGATGTGGTGGAGGTCTTGACGCCATGA